The Anas acuta chromosome 2, bAnaAcu1.1, whole genome shotgun sequence genome contains a region encoding:
- the C1QL3 gene encoding complement C1q-like protein 3 yields MVLLLVVLIPVLVSSAGTSAHYEMLGTCRMVCDPYGGTKAPSTAATPDRGLMQSLPTFIQGPKGEAGRPGKAGPRGPPGEPGPPGPVGPPGEKGEPGRQGLPGPPGAPGLNAAGAISAATYSTVPKIAFYAGLKRQHEGYEVLKFDDVVTNLGNHYDPTTGKFTCSIPGIYFFTYHVLMRGGDGTSMWADLCKNNQVRASAIAQDADQNYDYASNSVVLHLEPGDEVYIKLDGGKAHGGNNNKYSTFSGFIIYAD; encoded by the exons atggtgctgctgctggtggtccTCATCCCCGTGCTGGTCAGCTCGGCCGGCACCTCGGCGCACTACGAGATGCTGGGCACCTGCCGCATGGTCTGCGACCCCTACGGCGGCACCAAGGCGCCCAGCACGGCGGCCACGCCCGACCGCGGCCTCATGCAGTCCCTGCCCACCTTCATCCAGGGCCCCAAGGGGGAGGCCGGCCGGCCGGGCAAAGCCGGGCCCCGAGGACCCCCGGGGGAACCGGGGCCGCCGGGGCCGGTGGGGCCGCCGGGGGAGAAGGGCGAGCCGGGccggcaggggctgcccggcccccccggggcaCCGGGGCTGAACGCGGCGGGGGCCATCAGCGCCGCCACCTACAGCACCGTGCCCAAAATCGCCTTCTACGCCGGCCTGAAGCGGCAGCACGAGGGCTACGAGGTGCTCAAGTTCGACGACGTGGTCACCAACCTGGGCAACCACTACGACCCCACCACCGGCAAGTTCACCTGCTCCATCCCCGGCATCTACTTCTTCACCTACCATGTGCTCATGCGGGGAGGCGACGGCACCAGCATGTGGGCAGATCTCTGCAAGAACAACCAG GTTCGAGCTAGTGCGATTGCTCAGGATGCTGATCAGAATTACGACTATGCCAGTAACAGCGTGGTTCTTCACTTGGAGCCCGGAGATGAAGTTTACATTAAATTAGACGGGGGAAAAGCACACggaggaaacaacaacaaatacagcacattttctggatttattatttatgcCGACTGA
- the PTER gene encoding phosphotriesterase-related protein isoform X1, with translation MPSLRGKAQTVLGLVEPEQLGYTLTHEHLSMNYSSCFCPPSPGQEPLSDGPIEMKNLFWIKQNPYSHKENLLLCQERDAVKEELLNFKAAGGGTIVENTTTGIGRDMNTLKKLAEETGVHVIAGAGFYVGSTHSSQTQAMTVEQLTDIIVGEILDGADGTDIKCGVVGEIGCSWPLTPSERRVLQATARAQAQLGCPVIIHPGRNSDAPFQIIRILQEAGADASKTVMSHLDRTIFDTEKLLEFAKLGCYLEYDLFGTEFLHYQFHPDIDMPSDNERIARVRMLINEGYEERILMAHDVHTKNRLMKYGGHGYSHILKNIVPKMLIRGISQDKIDKILLENPKRWLTFK, from the exons ATGCCTTCCCTGAGAGGAAAAGCACAGACTGTCCTGGGCCTCGTGGAGCCGGAGCAGCTTGGCTACACGTTGACTCATGAGCACCTGTCAATGAACTACAGCAGCTGTTTTTGTCCACCTTCCCCAGGCCAAGAGCCTTTGTCTGATGGGCCCATTGAGATGAAGAACTTGTTTTGGATTAAGCAGAACCCCTACAGCCACAAAGAAAACCTTCTTTTGTGTCAGGAAAGGGATGCTGTGAAGGAGGAGCTGCTGAATTTTAAAGCAGCAGGCGGTGGGACTATCGTGGAGAACACAACCACAGGAATCGGTCGGGATATGAATACTTTGAAGAAACTCGCTGAAGAAACTGGTGTCCATGTTATTGCTGGGGCTGGGTTTTATGTGGGTTCCACTCACTCTTCTCAAACACAGGCTATGACAGTGGAGCAG CTTACAGACATCATTGTTGGTGAGATCCTCGATGGAGCGGATGGGACTGACATCAAGTGTGGCGTGGTGGGGGAAATCGGCTGCTCCTGGCCCCTGACCCCGAGTGAACGCAGGGTGCTCCAGGCAACCGCGCGCGCCCAGGCACAGCTCGGGTGCCCAGTGATCATCCACCCTGGCAGGAACAGCGATGCGCCCTTCCAGATCATCCGCATTCTGCAGGAAGCTGGGGCTGACGCTTCTAAAACCGTCATGTCTCACCTCGACAG GACTATCTTTGATACAGAGAAACTTCTGGAATTTGCTAAACTTGGGTGCTATTTAGAGTATGACCTATTTGGTACGGAGTTTCTTCATTACCAGTTCCATCCAGACATCGACATGCCAAGTGACAACGAAAGAATTGCAAG GGTTCGGATGCTGATCAATGAAGGCTACGAAGAGAGAATTCTGATGGCTCATGATGTGCACACGAAGAATAGGTTGATGAAATACGGAGGTCATGGATATTCGCATATCCTTAAAAACATAGTTCCTAAAATGCTCATTAGAGGCATCTCCCAAGATAAAATTGATAAAATACTCCTAGAAAATCCAAAGCGGTGGTTGACTTTTAAGTAA
- the PTER gene encoding phosphotriesterase-related protein isoform X2, with translation MRCRVKLTDIIVGEILDGADGTDIKCGVVGEIGCSWPLTPSERRVLQATARAQAQLGCPVIIHPGRNSDAPFQIIRILQEAGADASKTVMSHLDRTIFDTEKLLEFAKLGCYLEYDLFGTEFLHYQFHPDIDMPSDNERIARVRMLINEGYEERILMAHDVHTKNRLMKYGGHGYSHILKNIVPKMLIRGISQDKIDKILLENPKRWLTFK, from the exons ATGAGATGCAGAGTAAAG CTTACAGACATCATTGTTGGTGAGATCCTCGATGGAGCGGATGGGACTGACATCAAGTGTGGCGTGGTGGGGGAAATCGGCTGCTCCTGGCCCCTGACCCCGAGTGAACGCAGGGTGCTCCAGGCAACCGCGCGCGCCCAGGCACAGCTCGGGTGCCCAGTGATCATCCACCCTGGCAGGAACAGCGATGCGCCCTTCCAGATCATCCGCATTCTGCAGGAAGCTGGGGCTGACGCTTCTAAAACCGTCATGTCTCACCTCGACAG GACTATCTTTGATACAGAGAAACTTCTGGAATTTGCTAAACTTGGGTGCTATTTAGAGTATGACCTATTTGGTACGGAGTTTCTTCATTACCAGTTCCATCCAGACATCGACATGCCAAGTGACAACGAAAGAATTGCAAG GGTTCGGATGCTGATCAATGAAGGCTACGAAGAGAGAATTCTGATGGCTCATGATGTGCACACGAAGAATAGGTTGATGAAATACGGAGGTCATGGATATTCGCATATCCTTAAAAACATAGTTCCTAAAATGCTCATTAGAGGCATCTCCCAAGATAAAATTGATAAAATACTCCTAGAAAATCCAAAGCGGTGGTTGACTTTTAAGTAA